Part of the Imperialibacter roseus genome, CGCATTGACAGCGCTATGTAGGCGTCGAGCGAATCACGAAACTGATAGAAGCTCGCCATGGGAAAGTTCTGACTGAGCAAATCTTCCTCAACCATCTGAAACAGGGAGTCTTTATCGGCAAGCGCCATGTCGAGTGGATTAAGGAAACGTTTTTCCGGAATGAGTGCGTAGCCACGAAGACCGATGTCGACGCCGTGGATAGTACCCCAGAGAAGCTCCGACACATTGCTGCGGATTTCTTCGGCTTCGGTTTCGAGCAAATGGTTTTCGTGAATGACTTGCTGGTTGTAATACGTATAGAATATACTTAACGAAAGCAGAGCTGTGACAAGCACAACAGGCAACCAGATGAGGTATGGTTTCTTATCTGCAGTCATAAGTAAAGTAGGTAGGTATAAATTTCAATAGCTGTCTCATACAAAGATAACGATCAAGTGTTTGATAAAAAATACGTCTCAGCGCCATATAGTAACCGGCAGGACAGCGTGTTATAGATGAACGAGATGCCTGATTCGATGAACAGCTGATTTGAAGTGAGGAAAGCGTAGCGTAGTATTTGACAATACTACTTAACATAATATAAATTATATAACACATATAGTGATTTGCGCCCAGACGCACAGCGGCTGGTTTACATAAGATCAGTTATCATCACTTTAGTGTGATAACGTTAGATCTTATGTAAAAGCAAATCACGGATCGCAAAACCAATCATCTTATGGAATGCTGTGATCACTACTCAACCAACGCTACTGGCCGGCGCTGGCCGTGCCCTTTGCCAATGCTATTAATAGTTTTTCTTCCCCACGCTCTTTTGCCCGCCGAAATGGCTGGGCAATTGGCCGACGCTAAGCAACAGCTTTCCCGGCAAACCAGTCTGGCGAGAATTAAATGTACGCCCACAAGTCAAAGCAATTTCTAAATATTGAAATCTCAGCATTCACAATTTGCCGGTAAACCACTTGCTTGCCAACGCTTTGTTTTCTTGCTGTAGTGCGAGTGTGTTGCTTCGGCTGGCACTAAGGTTTGTGTTTCTTCAATGCTTTCTAATGCGGTTCACAATGGTAAATAATTTCAGCCTTGTTCAGCCAGCCCTGCACGCTGCGCTTTCTGTCTCTTCGCTAAAACCATTCATTGGATGGTTTTTTAATGCTCAGTCCCACTCAAGACGCTGGGCTCTTACTTTTTTCATTGATAAAAAAGTAAGCAAAAAATCAAGCCTGCCCGGCCGGGACAAAATAATGCTTCCCCGCTGTGCCCTACGCATGGCCCGCTATTTTGCCGGGCCGACCCGCCTGGATGGAAAATTAATTTTATTTAACATAATAGTTATCCGAAGGTTTTTGCCAATGAATTCGGTTGATAACGATATTCCCTTATTGCTTTGTTGCAAGCATCGATTACGATTTGTTTATCATATTCATCAATACTATTTGAAATGACGTTATTGGTATTTTCATTCCCTTTAATGTGAATGATGTGTAAACGATTCGCAATGTGTTGTAAAATCATAATCATCTTCTTTTCAAGAGATTTGGGTATTCTCCCTCTGTTAACTCGATAGGCATCTTTTACTAAATACTCGATGAAATGAGATGGCAAAGGTAAATCGTTTCTGAGCTTCCAATCTTTCAACAAAACAATGATTTGCTTTTGCATAACTGAAAACTTGTTTTTCATCAGCTTGGTCAAGTCAGTTTTCTGGATAGTCGAATTATCAATTAAAAACCCATTTTTATTGACAAATAAATAGCCCGAACTACTGTTTCTCTTTGAAAGTTTGTAGGGCGCAAAGTCTATCCAATGTTCGGATCCTTTGACATGTACACAAATTCCCACTGACCTTTTTTGCTTTCTGACATCGAAAATACCCAGTACCCCAATTCTCTTTTTGAAGAATTTGTACACCTCATCATACATTTCTTCATTATTAAAAAAGCTCTTAGGATAAAACGGAACAGCGATATCAATGTCAAAAGAATCATGGAGTGCTGTTCCTTTCTCAGTCGATCCATGTGGAATTAGCTCGCCGCTGATTTTATCTTTAAAGTGTTTAGTAAACTCCATGCATATTTTATTGACAGCTTTTTGCAGGTTTATGAATTGGGGGTTTGATTTATCTAACATTAATAAACCTGAAAGACTAAATAAGTGAGCATTGATATCAATCGGTTGCTCTGTGGAATTTTTATAATCTCTTATTGCTCCAATTCCGAAACCGACAACCCCTCCTACTGTTGCTCCTTTTACTGCCGCACCCAATAATTCATTCCACTTGAATTTTAGATTAGGATCTTGATCCATCTCATTCAACTGCTTCATTAAGTTCAAAAAAGCATTTCCTAACCCACAGATTATGGCTCCTGTTTTAGCATATGACTTGTTTTTCATAGTTTACTTTCCTTCATCTAGTTCAAAATTTATAGTATCTGCATAAGCACCCAAGTCGATAGCAGCAACAGTACCAATAGTCTGTTGAAGGTATCTCATCAACTGAAAGAAAAATGACACCAGTGAGTTTTCCGCTTTGCTAAAAGTCATTTTTTCATATTTTCTTGTATCGTAATAGTTTGTAATTCTTTCCTGAAAATTATTGGTATTCAAATCTTCATCTCCTTCATATTCAACATAAAAAGCCCCAAATCCTATTGCGCAACCCATATCAATCGATTGAATTCCGCTTAGAGATTGAAAGTGTTTTTCTAAGGTCTCGTTTTTCACAATAGTATTTTCGCTTGCCAGAATCCCCCCAAGTATTTTGGTGAGTGATCTTGGGGGTTTAGGCACCCCTCTATCAAGTATGTTCGTTGACGTTCGATACAGCCTTCTTACGCTTTCAATTTTTCTACCAGCATACTCGATGTAATTGATTGCGTTGTCCTGAACCTTTACTGAACCTTTAAAATCAGGCTTAACTTCAAATATTGCATAAACACCTTCAGCGGGTACATAATGAATTCCATTTTGAGTAAAAACAAATGGTGTGTATTGCTGATCATATATTACTAGATCAATTTGATCACTTAGTTGTCCTTTGCTATCGATAACAATTGCCTTGTCAACACAATACCTGTTTGGTAGGTACTTTTTAAGCCATTCAATCCATACATTCTCCAGTGAGTCTCCTTTTGAACCAGGGTGATCGATGAACTCACGGTTTGTATTCAATTGAGCTAACATTTGCTTTTGCAATCCTTTGAAAAGTTCAGGCAAGATGATTTTTTTGCTACTCATATGACAATATGTTTTTATTCTTAATTGTGTAAAAAATATGATTATATTGCTTCATTTTAAGCCCAATTATTAGCATAATGGGATTTTCAATCATAACAGTATTTGCTTGCGATAGAGTTCTTAGTGTATTAATATCAATCTGACTAGGATCCGGCGTTGAGTCTGGATGTGTATGCCACTCTCCTAAATAGATTATGCTTGGTTTTTTATTGAACTCAAGTCTAAGTCTTTCCTTTACACCTGCATTTCCTCTTCTGAAATGGTTTCTTGAGTTATCATATTCGATTGGCATCATAATATCTGTTATTATGGCCGTATTCAGATTGTCAGAATACCTACCTAATAGAATACCTCCAAACTCCTTTGGGTAATGCCTCCTTGATTCAAGGATCATCTCCTCAATGATTGTTTCCTCAATCTCAAGGTTTACCCCAAAGCGCTTACAGTAATACTTCAATAGTGGCATATCTCAATGTTATTCGCTTCCCTCGATACATAGAAGTTCCTTAACGCATGATTCGACGATAAGCGATAGTCTACCTCATTTAGAGCAGCATTGACAAGTAATGAAATATCTGTATGCCGAGCTTTGAATGTAGGAGACCAGCACCCGGTTGGATTGAACAAATCATCCATATCTTGACGAAGTTGACCAAATATCTGACCAGTCTTCCGATAGAGATTATCTCCAGTAGTAAATACTAATTCTTTGGCATGATTGGTAATCCCAATTGAAAGTACCTGAGAACTAGGTTTCAGATCGTCGAGAATGAACAGGAGGTCGTTGTCAGTTGAACAGTCAATTATGAAATCATATTCACTTAACAGTTCTATCAATATTTCACGTGATTTTGGGTCTCCGAATTTGAATAGCTTTATGTTGTCAGTAAGCCTCTTGCTGTACGTGACTTCTACAAACGGGGAGATTGTCATTAAATGGAGACCAAGCTCGTGGGTTTTGTCTGTGACCCCGTTTATAAATTTGTAGTTTGACCTGGAAATATTACCGGGCTCCTTTATATCATAATCCACTAGTGCAACATGTCGTGCGCCGCCTCTTACCAAACTCTCTGAGATTACGCTCCCAACCGCTCCACATCCTATTAACATGATCCGTTTCGAAACCAAGTGTTCAGTCAGCTTGCCTCTGCCAAAAAACACATCATAGGAGCAATCAAAAGTCTCTGACCATTTTATTTCCAAGTCACGCACTTCGCCACTCCAATTACCTTTTTTATCTTTTACGGTATAATATGGCG contains:
- a CDS encoding nucleotidyltransferase domain-containing protein, encoding MKNKSYAKTGAIICGLGNAFLNLMKQLNEMDQDPNLKFKWNELLGAAVKGATVGGVVGFGIGAIRDYKNSTEQPIDINAHLFSLSGLLMLDKSNPQFINLQKAVNKICMEFTKHFKDKISGELIPHGSTEKGTALHDSFDIDIAVPFYPKSFFNNEEMYDEVYKFFKKRIGVLGIFDVRKQKRSVGICVHVKGSEHWIDFAPYKLSKRNSSSGYLFVNKNGFLIDNSTIQKTDLTKLMKNKFSVMQKQIIVLLKDWKLRNDLPLPSHFIEYLVKDAYRVNRGRIPKSLEKKMIMILQHIANRLHIIHIKGNENTNNVISNSIDEYDKQIVIDACNKAIREYRYQPNSLAKTFG
- a CDS encoding DUF6602 domain-containing protein — encoded protein: MSSKKIILPELFKGLQKQMLAQLNTNREFIDHPGSKGDSLENVWIEWLKKYLPNRYCVDKAIVIDSKGQLSDQIDLVIYDQQYTPFVFTQNGIHYVPAEGVYAIFEVKPDFKGSVKVQDNAINYIEYAGRKIESVRRLYRTSTNILDRGVPKPPRSLTKILGGILASENTIVKNETLEKHFQSLSGIQSIDMGCAIGFGAFYVEYEGDEDLNTNNFQERITNYYDTRKYEKMTFSKAENSLVSFFFQLMRYLQQTIGTVAAIDLGAYADTINFELDEGK
- a CDS encoding Mov34/MPN/PAD-1 family protein; the encoded protein is MPLLKYYCKRFGVNLEIEETIIEEMILESRRHYPKEFGGILLGRYSDNLNTAIITDIMMPIEYDNSRNHFRRGNAGVKERLRLEFNKKPSIIYLGEWHTHPDSTPDPSQIDINTLRTLSQANTVMIENPIMLIIGLKMKQYNHIFYTIKNKNILSYE